DNA sequence from the Bacillus pumilus genome:
AGCCTGACCAGCTGATCGGGAAACTCCCTTTACTTCCACCAGATGAACAAAAGGAACTGCTTCAATTATCTGAGAGAAAACCTTTTGAAAAGCCAGCTGAAAAGCCGGTTCACCATCTGTTTGATGAGACAGCCAATAAGTATGCAAAGCGAACAGCTGTTGTAACAGAAAATGGAGCATTTACTTATGGAGAACTGTTTCAAAAGGCAGAAAAGCTGGCGCGTTTTTTACAAATGAAAGGTGTCTCGCGTGATGTGCCTGTTGCTGTCTTAATGGATCGGAAGGCAGAGGCTATGGTGTCGATCTTCGGCATATTAAAGGCTGGCGGGGCGTATGTACCGATTGATCCGGCATTACCTGAGGAGCGTATTCAATATATTGTGGAGGATTCTGGTGCTTCCATTGTGTTAACAGAGGAATCGTTCGTTTCAACATACCGTGCCCTCTCGGAAAAAATGGTCGTGCAGCAGCAAATCGCATTAGATGATGAACTGCTGCCTCAGCTTGTAGATCAGTCGGTACCAGAGGATTTGGCTTATATGATTTATACATCGGGGACGACTGGAAAGCCGAAGGGCGTCATGATTGAGCATCTTCAGCTGCATCATTTGGTCCATGCCTTGCATCATGAGATTTATGAAGAGGCGAGTGAGCTTCAAATGGCGCTTCTTGCACCATTCCATTTTGATGCATCGGTGAAACAAATCTTTGCTGCGCTATTATTTGGGCATACGCTTCATATCATCCCGCGAGAAACAACGAGAAATGGTGTTCAATTAGCGGCTTATTATAAAAAACATCAAATTGAGGCAGCGGACGGAACACCGGCGCATGTGCAGCTTTTACTTGCAACGGAATTAGATGGGCTGTCCTTGAGGCATATGTTAGTTGGGGGAGAAGCATTGCCTGCGAAAGCAGCATATTCTCTTATCGAAGCGGTTCGGATGAGTGAGCCTGATTTTACTTTGTGGAATGTGTATGGTCCGACTGAGACGTGTGTCGATGCGGCGGTTCATCGCCTAGAACTAAGTGAGCTGCGCGAATCCTCTGAACAGCAGCGTTATGTGTCAATCGGAAAGCCGCTCGGTCATCACCGTCTTTACATTTTAAATGACCATGATCAATTACAGGTACAGGGGGCTGCTGGAGAACTGTACGTTGCAGGGATAGGTGTTGGACGAGGCTATGTGAATCAGCCTGAATTGACGGAGAAAGTATTTACGGCAGATCCATTTTCTCCAGATGAGCGGATGTATCGAACAGGGGATCTAGTCAGATGGCTTCCTGATGGCACAATTGATTATCTTGGCAGAATGGATGATCAAGTGAAAATAAGGGGTTACCGCATAGAAACAGGCGAAATTGAAGCAGTGATGGAGCAGGTAGATGGAGTGGATCAAGCTGTCGTACTTGTTGTCGAAGAAGCGGACGGGGAAAAGGCGTTAAGTGCTTACTATCAAGCTCGTCATGAAAATGTGTCAGTTGACATACTTCAAGCCGCTATCAAACATCAGCTACCAGCTTACATGATGCCGCTCTATTTCAAAGAGCTCGATGCATTTCCACTCACAGTCAGTGGCAAAGTCGATCGTCGTGCACTTGCTGCCCTAAAAGGAGATAAAGCCGTTCAAGCTGTTTATGCTGCGCCTAGAAACAGTCTCGAAACGAAGCTTGTGCGTTTGTGGGAAGAAATTCTTGGTCAAGAGAAGATTGGTATATATGATTCCTTCTTCGAACGAGGGGGGCATTCGCTGAAAGCAATGACTGTACTCACACATGTGCAGCGAGATTTTCAGGTGGAGGTGCCGCTGTCCGTTTTATTTGAACAGCAGACCATTGCCGCTTTGGCTGACTACATTGAGCAAGCGGAAACATCTTCTGAAACGGTGATACCTAAAGCACCTGCTTTAGACCATTATCCATTGTCACCTCCACAGCAGCGCGTTTATATGGTGAGTCAATTAGAGCAAAGCACTGCATACCATATGCCAGCTGTTGTGAGGTTAAAAGGAACACTGCAGCAAGAGAAGCTGACGGAAGCCTTTGAAAAACTCATCATACGTCATGATATGCTGCGTACGTCTTTTCATACGTTGAAAGGTGTTCCGCGTCAACGGGTAGCTCCATCCGTGCCTTTTCAAATAGAGCAGCTAACAGGTGGTACGATGGAAGAAAATATGCAGCAATTTGTCAGACCTTTTGACCTTGGGTGTGCACCACTTCTTCGCATTGGCTTGAAGTCATTACATGATCAGGAGCACTTGCTCTTTTTCGATATGCATCACCTGATTTCAGATGGTCTTTCGATTGATTTGATGCTGCGTGAGCTGTCAGATGCTTACGAGGGATCGGTCAAAGACCCATTGAAGCTTCAATATCAGGACTATGCTGTTTGGCAAGAACAACAAGATTTTCAAAAAGAAGAAGCATTCTGGCTGCAGGAATTTTCGGGTGATCTTCCTGCTTTACAGCTGCTGACCGATTATCAGCGCCCAGCGGTCCAGTCGTTTGCAGGGGATCGTGTGATCAAAGAAATCAATGAAACGTTAAAGCGGCAATTACAGGAGCTAGCGGCAAAACACCATACGACACTGTATACGGTTCTGCTTTCTGCTTACTATACATTGCTTGCGAAGTACACGGGTCAAAAGGAATTCGTGGTTGGAACACCGGCGGCGGGGCGAGTGCATGCAGACTTGGATGACATGATCGGCATGTTTGTCCAGACACTTGCTTTGCGGTCCGAGGTTGATCCGAATGGAACCATGTCGCAGTTGATCGAGCAAGTGAAGGAAAAGACGATGCATGCATTTGAGCATCAGCAATATCCATTTGAACGACTGCTTGAAAAACTGAATGTGCCAAGGGATTTTAGCCGTCATCCATTATTCGATACCGTTTTTACACTCATGCCAGATCATGAATCAGCCCAGCATATAGGAGAAATGCAAGTTGAAATCGAAGAAACCAATTTCCATATTGCAAAGTTCGATTTAACGCTGCAAGCGATGGAGTCAGATCAAGGGTTATCCTTTGTCCTCGATTACAGTACGGCGCTATTTAAACGAAGTACAGCCGAGCAGATGCTTCATCATTATATGTATTTGCTGAAGCAGATGGTTCAAGCGCCGGAGGAGGCAATTCGATCTTATCGATTACTGTCTGAACAAGAAGCAGAAGCTCAACTGAATCTGTGGAATCCGTTACCGACGCCTTATCCGTCAGAAGAAACCATTGTGACGCAGTTTGAAGCACAGGTGCAGGCGCACGGTCATAAGTCTGCCCTCCAATGTGAAGGTGTGATTCTTTCTTACCAAGAACTAAATGACCGTGTGAATCAGCTGGCTCATTATTTACGTGAACATGGGTTTGAAAGAGGGATGAAAGCAGCCTTATTCTTTGAACGGTCTAATGAGATGGTACTCTCTGTTCTAGCTGTACTTAAGGCGGGCGGCGTCTATGTACCAATTGATCCTGATTTCCCTGATGAACGCGTGAAGCACTTTTTAACAGACAGCGGTGCGCAATTCTTACTGACACATCAAGTGCTGCGCCATCGTTCGGTGCTTGCTTCTTTCGAGGGAACCATCATCGAAACAGAAGATCGTGGAATTGTTCAGCAATCAGACAGCAATATAGACATTCGGGTATTGCCAGAGGATTTGGCGAATTTGACCTATACATCTGGTACAACTGGAAAACCTAAAGGAAATATGGTGACACACCGGAACATTTTGAGAACAGTGAAGCAATCAAATTATCTTGCCATTCATCATGAAGACACGGTGATGAGCCTATCAAACTATGTATTTGATGCTTTTATGTTCGATGTGTTTGGTGCTTTATTAAACGGTGCGAAACTGATTGTTCTGCCAAAGGATCATATCTTAAACATGAATGAGCTTTCTGGAGCGATTGAGAAGGAGAAAGTCAGTATTTTAATGATCACGACAGCTCTTTTTCACTTACTTATCGATATGAAAAAAGACAGCCTAAAGAACGTCAGAAAAGTTCTATTTGGCGGAGAACGTGCTTCCGTACCTCATGTCATGACTGCACTTGAAACGGTAGGGGAAGGCAAGCTTGTTCATATGTACGGTCCTTCTGAAAGTACGATTTTCACTACGTATTATCCAGTGAATCACATTGAGGAGCAGGCGTTATCCATTCCAATCGGAAAGCCAGTGAGTCAAACGGCTGTTTATATTGTAGATGAATTTGGACAGCTGCAACCGCCAGGTGTAGCAGGAGAGCTATGTGTCGCTGGTGATGGACTGGTAAAAGGATATTATGGGCAGCCAAAACTCACAAGTGAAAAATTCGTGGAAAATCCTTTCCGCCCTGGTGAGGTCATGTATAAAACGGGTGATCTTGCCCGCTGGCTGTCAAATGGAGAGATTGAATTCATTGGACGAATCGATCATCAAGTGAAGATTCGTGGTCAGCGTATTGAACTTGGAGAAATTGAGCATCAGCTGCTGCGCCATCCGCAATTAAAGGAAGCCGTCGTCATTGCAGCCCCAAATGACACATTATGTGCATATTTTACAGCCGAAGGATCCGTCTCATTAACTGATTTGCGCGAGCAAGCAGGACGTGAACTGCCTGTGTATATGATGCCGTCATTCTTCATGCAATTAGACGAGCTTCCGTTGACGAATAACGGCAAGGTAGATAGGCGAGCGTTGCCGGTGCCTGACCTAAGTGAGCAGGGGATAAATGAGTATTTCCCTCCTCAAACCGAAACAGAGCATCACGTAGCGCGCATTTGGGAGGAAGTTCTTGAAGTGCCGCGAATCGGCAGGAACGATCATTTCTTTGAATGCGGCGGCCATTCGCTACGCGGCATGAAAATGCTGAACAAGCTGTATGAAGAGATGCATGTGGAGCTCACTTTGAAGTCTTTATTTGAATCACCAACATTAGAGGCGTTTGCCTTGGCGGTTGATCAAGCGGATCAAACGGAGATCAAGCGAGTGGAGATCGCAGAAGAAGCGGCCTATTATCCAGTGACATCTGCTCAGAAAAGACTGTTTGTATTGGAGAAAATGACCGATGCGGAGCAAAGCTATCATATGCCGGCTGCTTTAAAGCTAGAAGGTGCTTTTGATGAAAAACGATTTAAAAAAGCGATTGAACAGCTTGTCCATCGTCATGAAGCATTCCGAACGAGCTTTGATTTTGTTCAGAATGAACCTGTTCAACGGATTGAACCAAACATCTCCGTAGACATTGAGACAATCGAAGGGAACGGAAGAGACATACAGGAATTGATGAATGACTTTATCCGTCCATTTAATATAGAAAAGGCGCCTCTACTCAGAGTAGGTCTAGTTTCTGCTTCCGTAAATGTCCATTATTTGCTGATTGATATGCATCATATCATTTCAGATGGTGCATCTGTAGGCATTTTAATTGAGGAGCTTTCAGCCTTGTATCGAGGAGACAAACTAGAGGAATTACCTGTTCAATATAAGGATTATGCGGTTTGGTCAAAAAGCGAGACGTTTGCTGCACAAATAGAAGCTGAAGAGGCGTTTTGGCTGGAGCAATTAGAAGGAGAACTGCCTGTACTGGCACTCCCAGAAGATTTGCCAAGACCAAAAGTGCAAACATTCGCAGGAGATCGTGTCTCATTTACAATCAATGGGCCGCTTAAAGCGAAATTGGATGAGCTGGTCAGAGCACTCAACAGTACGACGTATACAGTCCTGCTCACTTGCTACAGTACCCTTTTAAGCAAGCTATCAAGACAAGAAGATATCATCATCGGTTCGCCGATTGTGGGCAGAACTCATCCGGATATTCAATCTGTCATTGGTATGTTTGTGAACACGCTGGCACTTAGAACAAAGCCAGCAGGACATCTGACAGCCGCAGAATTTGCGTCAAATGTTCATCAGCTTGTGTTAGAGGCAAATGAGCATCAGTTGTACCCATTTGAAGAATTGGTAGACCGAGTACAAGCGGTTCGAGACACTAGCCGTCATCCAATCTTTGATGTGGTGTTCTCGATGGAAAATGCGGATATCCGTGATTTAACGATGGATGGACTTCATATTGTTCCGGAGCCATTCGAAGAGAATATCGCCAAATTTGATTTGACCTTAACTGGAAACGAATCGGCTGATCACATTGAGCTTGTGTTCGATTTTAATACTTCTATCTTTCAACAGTCGTCGAT
Encoded proteins:
- a CDS encoding non-ribosomal peptide synthetase — its product is MNTVYYPLTHAQKRVFYTERFYPGTSISNLGGFARLRSVSGLDPSLVVDVLQAYIRQTDSLRLRLVYRHEQEEPVQYIKPYEDKPIRMEKGWSEEEVRAWANEQIREPMPLIDSALIEFTVFQISDQECWLFCKAHHIVADGISIILMGNRIIDLYQDMLQGVDISPVEEISFVDHIMSEQSYETSKRFQKDQTFWNEQFANIPDFASLKPHKGYEMSLHAERFSGDIPDSLKEKLRAFCEEQKVSMLSMFMSTVYVYLHRFSGMEDVVLGTFMGNRTNAKEKKMIGMFVSTIPMRASVQGSQTFLDFVKQVMADQMKILRHQKYPYNLLMNDLREREGFTGRLFDISLEYQVMQWQKKENLSFITEPIFSGSGMNDISIHVKDRWDTDTLTIDLDYRTDVFTEEEISKMFDRFLIILEAAVSQPDQLIGKLPLLPPDEQKELLQLSERKPFEKPAEKPVHHLFDETANKYAKRTAVVTENGAFTYGELFQKAEKLARFLQMKGVSRDVPVAVLMDRKAEAMVSIFGILKAGGAYVPIDPALPEERIQYIVEDSGASIVLTEESFVSTYRALSEKMVVQQQIALDDELLPQLVDQSVPEDLAYMIYTSGTTGKPKGVMIEHLQLHHLVHALHHEIYEEASELQMALLAPFHFDASVKQIFAALLFGHTLHIIPRETTRNGVQLAAYYKKHQIEAADGTPAHVQLLLATELDGLSLRHMLVGGEALPAKAAYSLIEAVRMSEPDFTLWNVYGPTETCVDAAVHRLELSELRESSEQQRYVSIGKPLGHHRLYILNDHDQLQVQGAAGELYVAGIGVGRGYVNQPELTEKVFTADPFSPDERMYRTGDLVRWLPDGTIDYLGRMDDQVKIRGYRIETGEIEAVMEQVDGVDQAVVLVVEEADGEKALSAYYQARHENVSVDILQAAIKHQLPAYMMPLYFKELDAFPLTVSGKVDRRALAALKGDKAVQAVYAAPRNSLETKLVRLWEEILGQEKIGIYDSFFERGGHSLKAMTVLTHVQRDFQVEVPLSVLFEQQTIAALADYIEQAETSSETVIPKAPALDHYPLSPPQQRVYMVSQLEQSTAYHMPAVVRLKGTLQQEKLTEAFEKLIIRHDMLRTSFHTLKGVPRQRVAPSVPFQIEQLTGGTMEENMQQFVRPFDLGCAPLLRIGLKSLHDQEHLLFFDMHHLISDGLSIDLMLRELSDAYEGSVKDPLKLQYQDYAVWQEQQDFQKEEAFWLQEFSGDLPALQLLTDYQRPAVQSFAGDRVIKEINETLKRQLQELAAKHHTTLYTVLLSAYYTLLAKYTGQKEFVVGTPAAGRVHADLDDMIGMFVQTLALRSEVDPNGTMSQLIEQVKEKTMHAFEHQQYPFERLLEKLNVPRDFSRHPLFDTVFTLMPDHESAQHIGEMQVEIEETNFHIAKFDLTLQAMESDQGLSFVLDYSTALFKRSTAEQMLHHYMYLLKQMVQAPEEAIRSYRLLSEQEAEAQLNLWNPLPTPYPSEETIVTQFEAQVQAHGHKSALQCEGVILSYQELNDRVNQLAHYLREHGFERGMKAALFFERSNEMVLSVLAVLKAGGVYVPIDPDFPDERVKHFLTDSGAQFLLTHQVLRHRSVLASFEGTIIETEDRGIVQQSDSNIDIRVLPEDLANLTYTSGTTGKPKGNMVTHRNILRTVKQSNYLAIHHEDTVMSLSNYVFDAFMFDVFGALLNGAKLIVLPKDHILNMNELSGAIEKEKVSILMITTALFHLLIDMKKDSLKNVRKVLFGGERASVPHVMTALETVGEGKLVHMYGPSESTIFTTYYPVNHIEEQALSIPIGKPVSQTAVYIVDEFGQLQPPGVAGELCVAGDGLVKGYYGQPKLTSEKFVENPFRPGEVMYKTGDLARWLSNGEIEFIGRIDHQVKIRGQRIELGEIEHQLLRHPQLKEAVVIAAPNDTLCAYFTAEGSVSLTDLREQAGRELPVYMMPSFFMQLDELPLTNNGKVDRRALPVPDLSEQGINEYFPPQTETEHHVARIWEEVLEVPRIGRNDHFFECGGHSLRGMKMLNKLYEEMHVELTLKSLFESPTLEAFALAVDQADQTEIKRVEIAEEAAYYPVTSAQKRLFVLEKMTDAEQSYHMPAALKLEGAFDEKRFKKAIEQLVHRHEAFRTSFDFVQNEPVQRIEPNISVDIETIEGNGRDIQELMNDFIRPFNIEKAPLLRVGLVSASVNVHYLLIDMHHIISDGASVGILIEELSALYRGDKLEELPVQYKDYAVWSKSETFAAQIEAEEAFWLEQLEGELPVLALPEDLPRPKVQTFAGDRVSFTINGPLKAKLDELVRALNSTTYTVLLTCYSTLLSKLSRQEDIIIGSPIVGRTHPDIQSVIGMFVNTLALRTKPAGHLTAAEFASNVHQLVLEANEHQLYPFEELVDRVQAVRDTSRHPIFDVVFSMENADIRDLTMDGLHIVPEPFEENIAKFDLTLTGNESADHIELVFDFNTSIFQQSSIEKWKEFFLHLLEQMVSAPDQSLDQMQLLSPKQQQKMLNEWSGPVLDVPSDQTVHALIEAKAYQTPHQKAATFCGTSWTYEELNNRANRVALRLRSNGIKRGDRVGILTRPSLDMTAAVFGVLKAGAAFVPIDADYPDQRIAYMLEDCGAEVLLMQKGLTAPSSFTGHVLHIEDAVEGEAQEIQVHVKPTDLAYMIYTSGTTGQPKGVMVEHHSLVNLAFWHNDAFQVTNADRTAKYAGFGFDASIWEMFPTWIAGAELHIIDEAIRLDMIKLNAYVNDENITIAFLPTQLCEQFMSMENHSLRYLLTGGDKLKQVKPVPYKLVNNYGPTENTVVATSGIIDPDQGTLPIGTAIANTRFYIMGSLYDLSPPGVPGELVIAGKGLARGYWNLPEETNKRFVPDPFYLGERMYLTGDLVKWTEDGELIYLGRKDHQVNIRGFRIELSEIEAQLLALAEVKEAVVTTVKDASEQDALAAYVITDEETTDLKESLKRTLPDYMVPSWIIKLDQLPMTANGKVDLKALPAPNMEANQTAYEAPRDEVETLLCGIWEDVLGVSQVGIHDHFFFLGGDSIKGIQMASRLTQAGWKLDMKLLFQYPTIAELRPYIEEADQLSADQSPVEGEVIFTPIQRWFFERNFTSQHHWNQSVMLQAPNGLDETIVQQVLEQLMIHHDALRMVYPLEEGRVIQRHRKIEENLVAVDVVEVQGELSQQIQQVENLANEVQASISLAEGPLVKPAIFRTDQGDHLLLAVHHLVIDGVSWRIFLEDFMALYEQSKRGEILTLPEKTHSFQEYAQKLTEYAMSDELLSERAYWKKVLAHSVTPLQKDHVTEDQRMLHTQTIRFTLSEEETRSLLTDVHEAYQTDINDILLTALGLSMKEWTGEDRHFIHLEGHGRENILPAVNVSRTIGWFTSMYPVLLDMSHADDLSYQIKHLKEELRHIPNKGVGYGILKYLTPDKMKDDISFELAPDISFNYLGQFDEQISGELSRSTWHPGQSLSPESEKPHALDIVGFVEQAMLHVTISYHHLEFEERTMEQVKDLLEKNVKALISHCVSQEETQMTPSDVGDEDLTMDELEKLMDIF